The Ranitomeya variabilis isolate aRanVar5 chromosome 7, aRanVar5.hap1, whole genome shotgun sequence genome includes a window with the following:
- the CABP5 gene encoding calcium-binding protein 5 isoform X2 encodes MISVLQDDLPTAGAVSRFLRKPPVSDPELTLPVITLGSGMQGLGPACIFLRKGIAEKQVYRELGTDEIEELRDAFLEFDKDKDGFITCKDLGNLMRIMGYMPTEMELIELSQQINMNLGGRVDFQDFVDLMTPKLLEETAGMIGVKELRDAFKEFDTNGDGEITLDELQQAMQRLLGEKLTNNEIADVVREADLNGDGTVDFEEFVRMMSR; translated from the exons ATGATTTCTGTACTTCAGGACGATTTACCTACAG CAGGAGCCGTGTCTCGGTTCCTCAGAAAGCCTCCAGTATCGGATCCGGAGTTGAcattgccagtcattacacttggCTCGGGCATGCAGGGGCTCGGTCCAGCCTGTATCTTTCTACGTAAGGGCATTGCTGAGAAACAAGTG TACCGAGAACTGGGAACGGATGAGATTGAAG AATTACGTGATGCCTTTTTGGAGTTTGACAAAGACAAGGATGGCTTCATCACCTGCAAGGACCTGGGGAATCTGATGAGGATCATGGGATACATGCCCACCGAGATGGAGCTTATAGAACTGTCCCAACAGATCAACATGAACC TTGGAGGTCGTGTTGACTTCCAGGACTTTGTGGACCTGATGACTCCAAAACTCCTGGAGGAGACAGCTGGGATGATCGGAGTGAAGGAACTGAGGGATGCCTTTAAAGAG TTCGACACTAACGGCGATGGCGAGATCACATTAGATGAACTTCAGCAGGCCATGCAAAGACTTCTGGGAGAAAAACTGACCAATAACGAAATTGCTGATGTCGTCCGGGAAGCTGATTTGAATGGGGACGGGACGGTGGATTTTGAAG AGTTTGTTCGGATGATGTCGCGTTGA
- the CABP5 gene encoding calcium-binding protein 5 isoform X1, whose protein sequence is MGNHMGHRGQYIHMEGVPKAAGAVSRFLRKPPVSDPELTLPVITLGSGMQGLGPACIFLRKGIAEKQVYRELGTDEIEELRDAFLEFDKDKDGFITCKDLGNLMRIMGYMPTEMELIELSQQINMNLGGRVDFQDFVDLMTPKLLEETAGMIGVKELRDAFKEFDTNGDGEITLDELQQAMQRLLGEKLTNNEIADVVREADLNGDGTVDFEEFVRMMSR, encoded by the exons ATGGGGAATCATATGGGGCACCGCGGTCAGTACATTCACATGGAGGGAGTTCCAAAA GCAGCAGGAGCCGTGTCTCGGTTCCTCAGAAAGCCTCCAGTATCGGATCCGGAGTTGAcattgccagtcattacacttggCTCGGGCATGCAGGGGCTCGGTCCAGCCTGTATCTTTCTACGTAAGGGCATTGCTGAGAAACAAGTG TACCGAGAACTGGGAACGGATGAGATTGAAG AATTACGTGATGCCTTTTTGGAGTTTGACAAAGACAAGGATGGCTTCATCACCTGCAAGGACCTGGGGAATCTGATGAGGATCATGGGATACATGCCCACCGAGATGGAGCTTATAGAACTGTCCCAACAGATCAACATGAACC TTGGAGGTCGTGTTGACTTCCAGGACTTTGTGGACCTGATGACTCCAAAACTCCTGGAGGAGACAGCTGGGATGATCGGAGTGAAGGAACTGAGGGATGCCTTTAAAGAG TTCGACACTAACGGCGATGGCGAGATCACATTAGATGAACTTCAGCAGGCCATGCAAAGACTTCTGGGAGAAAAACTGACCAATAACGAAATTGCTGATGTCGTCCGGGAAGCTGATTTGAATGGGGACGGGACGGTGGATTTTGAAG AGTTTGTTCGGATGATGTCGCGTTGA
- the CABP5 gene encoding calcium-binding protein 5 isoform X3, with product MQGLGPACIFLRKGIAEKQVYRELGTDEIEELRDAFLEFDKDKDGFITCKDLGNLMRIMGYMPTEMELIELSQQINMNLGGRVDFQDFVDLMTPKLLEETAGMIGVKELRDAFKEFDTNGDGEITLDELQQAMQRLLGEKLTNNEIADVVREADLNGDGTVDFEEFVRMMSR from the exons ATGCAGGGGCTCGGTCCAGCCTGTATCTTTCTACGTAAGGGCATTGCTGAGAAACAAGTG TACCGAGAACTGGGAACGGATGAGATTGAAG AATTACGTGATGCCTTTTTGGAGTTTGACAAAGACAAGGATGGCTTCATCACCTGCAAGGACCTGGGGAATCTGATGAGGATCATGGGATACATGCCCACCGAGATGGAGCTTATAGAACTGTCCCAACAGATCAACATGAACC TTGGAGGTCGTGTTGACTTCCAGGACTTTGTGGACCTGATGACTCCAAAACTCCTGGAGGAGACAGCTGGGATGATCGGAGTGAAGGAACTGAGGGATGCCTTTAAAGAG TTCGACACTAACGGCGATGGCGAGATCACATTAGATGAACTTCAGCAGGCCATGCAAAGACTTCTGGGAGAAAAACTGACCAATAACGAAATTGCTGATGTCGTCCGGGAAGCTGATTTGAATGGGGACGGGACGGTGGATTTTGAAG AGTTTGTTCGGATGATGTCGCGTTGA